The Tenrec ecaudatus isolate mTenEca1 chromosome 4, mTenEca1.hap1, whole genome shotgun sequence region CAGAAATATTGGGCTCACACACCTGGTGGTGGCCCTTGCTTCAGGCCCAGACTTCCTCTGTGCAACAGGATCtaaggtgggggcacccagcaccaGCCCACCCAGTGGCTGGCTGATGAAAACTGCTTCCTGGAAGCCCCCAGCTCCCCAGATCCCTCTCCACCCCATGAGGTTATATGGACCAAAAAAGACACTTACTTTAACTTTCTtaacacaaacaagcaaacaaaagcaaactcattgccattgagtagatattgactcataaagatctgctaggacagggttttcaagactactagaaataggaagcttcatcttcctcccgaggGACCACCGGTCACTTtgagcccaactggtaaccattgtgccaccaggccctCTGCTTTGGTGGGACACCCTGGGGTGCAGTCGCAGTGGTCAGTGGCACCATCTCAGTTTGTGGCTCCCCCTCCCGACTTCAGGGGTCTTTGTCCATCTTTGCGGCTGGGCTCTGGGGAGCAGGTGCTAGCCTGCTCAGTGTTCAGAGTTGGGCTGAGGTTCCCAAGAACACCTTGATCGCTAGCATTCAGCAGACCTAAAAAAAAGGTGTGCAGTGTTGGCaagccacagaggcagctctgtggGTCACTGTGCacgggaatcaacttgatggtgacgAGTGGAgttaccattttcttttttaaaatcattttattggggctcatacaactcttatcacaatccatccatccattgtgtcaagcacatttgtacattcgttgccctcaacattctcaaaacatttgctctccacttaagcccctggcatcagctcctcattagtgGAGCTCTGTTTTCAgggggaagaaaaataaaaattcttggCGCCTCTCTAGTGTTCAAAACCCATTGTACGATATAGCCCACAATCCAAGATAAACACAGATGTCTGCTGCTGCAGTGCGCCTGGGTCGGTCCAGCGCCCCCAGGGGGCGGTAGAAGCCTGATCAAACCGGGGAATACAGAACAGACTTTCAAATGACCTTGGACCCCAGACTTTCCAAGGCCATGCGGCCAAAGGATGAATCCCTGAAACAATCGCCCTGAAACCCTCCCTAAATCCTACACCAAAAATAGCCCCTGAGGAGCAAACAATTGTTTCTCttaattggttaaaaaaaaataagtctgCTTTGCATATTGGGCTCTCAGGGGATCCCTCTACTTGAGATCAAATACACAAGGTGACAGATTCGATAGACACCGTAGGGGACCACCCAACTCCtgaccatcaggtcaattctgtctAGCagtgcctcgtcttcctcccagggagcagacggtaggtttgaaccacagacgtcgtggttagcagccctaggctgacctgacagcaccaccaggacttctctccAGAGGCCAGTGAATATAGTttatggaggaggaaggacgtgcCCGATGCCACTGACTTGTATATGGAGAGGGTGGCCCTGGAGCACACTCGCCTGTGTGTGTCCAACACCCACTcaataaatgttaaaaaatgagGGATAGCAATACTAAGTGAATCCCATGTTAAAACAGAAAATGAAACGTAAAATATCCCAAGTATTTCAGAAATAATAAAAGGATGATTTGATAGGTAAACCCCCACCCAATTCACAGTAAGAAGATCTGAAATGATAGTGAAGTCCCTTAAGCTGGAAGGAGCCACCGCGCAGAGAGGGACGAGACCAGTGGGGTGAGATGAGGCTGGTGGGTGACAGCAGCCACAATCCTGCAAGCTACTCTTCCCACCAGGACCCCCGCATGTCACATGTCTGCTCCTGAGAAAGACCCTGCCCTTCTCTGCGGATCGCCATCAAGTTCATTACTGGGGATATCtccccatttttaaaaattaaatacttttattggggctcttacatctgttatcacaatccatacattcatccagtgtgttggCACACTTACACATATGccaccagcatcattttcaaagcattctcttcccacttgaacccctgatatcagctccccatttctgccccctccctcacgaacccttcataagttatagattattcatTTTTTGCCCCCTGGGagcgggttatatgttgatccttgtgatcaattctccctttctccccccaccctcccctaatcctcctggtatctctactctccttgttggccctggggtGGCAGGtatctatcctgggttccctgtgttgcaggcccttgtctgtagcaatgtgcatgttctggtctaatccgatttgtatggtagaattgaggtcatgatagtgggggaaggaagcaccaaagagctagaggaaagctgtgtgtttcatcagtgctatactgcaccctgactgcctcatctcttccctgtgacccctctgtagagggatgtccaattgtctacagttgggcattgggtcttgttctgggtcttgggGATGTTTTTCAACTGGGATGGGAGCTTCAGCacctatcattattattttaacagTTGTATTGGCCTAATTTACATCGCatacaaatattgaaagtacggTGGCCTGCTAAGAGGACTAAcggatctgtctcggaagaagtccaACCAGCGTGCCTTCGAGGCCAGGATGACTTTGGGCCTGTTGTCAGGAGGGcggagtccctggaggaggacgtcaTGCCTGGTAGAGGgccgtgaagaagaggaaggccctcaacaagatggacggagCAGTTGTGAGGGGGTCCGGCGGGGTTTCCCCCTGCTGTTCAAGGGATCACTGTGGGCGGGAACGGACTGGATGGGACCTACAACTACCATATCTGCATCGATCCACTCTGATGCACTGTCTCGTAGCAAGGCCCTTTACCCGAAGTGTGAGCCAGGTGCGGGCCCTGCAACGGGATTTGGGGCTTCCGAGGTCAGCCCTGTAGGCTTCTGCATGCCAGGTGCTcagttccctcctccaccctttgATCTGATGAGCCACATTCCGTGGGTCCTCcagcctgtgtgcttcttccatgtgggacacTCTTAAAGGTCTCCAAGTGTCCGCCACCTCTAGCATTTCACTTTGTCAGCACGTTTGACATTTTCCACACACCGGACGCCTTTGTTACCAGGCTCCAATTCAGCGCGCGCGCACTCAAGCcaggtgggcttgattcagccagtggggtcaaccaataccttcggcCCAGCCTGCCCGGCCAGAGATTTAAATTGCCGTAGCAGCAGGCCCACTGACCCCTCTACCCTCTCCCCTGAACTGCGCTCCTGTGCCCCTCGGCTgggctgctgtctgtcccccgaggttgcccgtgttcagttGTGGGCCCCTGTGTGGCTTTCACATGCTTCCCCCACACAGCAGGCACTCTTGGGACGGTAAGACCGAAGCTCCCTCTGTCCCTTCTAAAAACCCACTTGCATTGCAAACCAGGCTTGGGCGTGAACTCTGTCTCTTGTGCAGCCAAGAGCCGAGGGGTTACCGCACCTGAGACAATCACGACGGTGATCAacgttaggacattttcttctttgtcctCATTGCCATTCATGCGCAGATTCCTGCTTGGCATCGATTTCTTTCAGCTGTGGCAAACACAGACACAACACAACATCCTCCAATTCAACAGTGTCCACACGGACGGTTTGGAAGTGCCATCGATGATACTCCCTGTATTGTTCAACCACCGATAGCCCTCTCCCGTGTTCCGACACAATTATAGTAAGCTCAGTGCCCCTCGCCCgaaccctgcccctcccccgcagCCACCagaggtcaagtttggtttcttctttttatgTTTTAGACCTTCTCTTGATATCATATCCACACATCATATGCTTCCACAGATCGCTTTTTAAAACAGTTGTCCATGCATCATCACACTCAGTGctcatgctccctccccaccccacatccGTGGATTGCTCCCCAGTTCCCCTCACTTTCCCTgagcccccacccccgtccctgaCAGCCCagggcatcagttattgtctctaggcacCCATTCCTTCTGTGCGTCATAAACTGGGACACCTGACACTCCTGTGGTTCTCCTAACCGTCTGATGACACTCCTCTGTCCAAGGATGAGGAAGCAAAGGAGCCCCAGGGGCCGCTAACCCGCCCCAAAGCTCACAGCTCGCAAGCGGCAAAGCCTGGATTCAAACCCCCGCAGCCTGGACTACACTGCCCCATCACCCTAGGGAGATAAGGcttatgagcccattgttgcctccGTTAAGTgattggctgctgactgaaacatgctctcccccctcccccagcagttCCTAGGGAGAAGACACAGCTGTGCCTTCTTCAGAAAGATCACAACTGGAAACCCCGCCTGCCGGGCAGTTCCCTGCCAGGAGGCAtgccttgagtcagaactgacttgacagccaaCAGCAGGTGAGGAAGCGGAGGTTCTGGAAGGCAGGTGTCGTGGCCAGGGTCGTACTGTGAATGGGGAAGAGTCCAGGTAGAACCCAGGCCTGGACACTGGCCGGAGGTCCTTTCCCAGCCTCcacgacagtggttctcaacgttcctgatgccgcaaccctttaacacagtgcctcatgtggtggtgacccaccagaaaattatttccgttgctacttcatcactgtccttgtgctactgttatgaatcacgaTGTAAATAtcggatatgcaggatgtattttcatggttaaaaattgaacatcattaaacatagttaaagcacagtgattaaccacaaaacaatatgtaattgtatcTTGTGAAATATGCATGTGTTTTCCGAGGATGTTAGGCTACCCtggcaaaggggtcgagacccacaggttgagaagcgccgCTCTAGGACGAGGTGGGAAAGACAGCGTGGGTTTGCACGTGGAGACCTGCGCTCGCTCGGTACACAGGGAGTCCCTGGCAAGAAGCTGGGGGGGGCCTGGGGGGGgagcagaagcagggacaggcacTCGCCCAGCAGCCAGCCCTGCCTGTGGGTCCAGTCTCATCCCTAATGCCCCTCTCTGCCCAGCCAACCCAGCCTGCCCAGGCAGTGACTCCATCACGGGACTGCAGGGAGGGCCTGCTTCACCAGGGTGGTCAGGGTCAGCGTCAGAGGGACTGAAGAGAGCCCAAGGGTGCCCGGGTGGCAGGGCACCGGCAGCCCTGAGGAAGCCAGCtcctggttgggggtgggtgcgGCAGGCAGAGGCCCACGTGACCTTACTGCTGACATTCCCCGGAGGCCACGTGGCCCCAACTGGCAGGGACAGCTGCAGAGGGccgaggctccatcagctttgttcCCAGGTGGCGCCTGCTCCCTGGCAGGCTCCATCCCAGCGGCTTTCCTGTCCCGGTGGCTGGCTCAGTGGGTGGCAGCACTGTGGGTCTTGTCATGAGCGCCTAGAGGCCCAGGGCCACCATTTGGGGTGCCCTCTGTGGGGGTGCGGGGCTccgggaggatggggcaggaccaaacGAAGCAGCAGATTGAGACGGGGCTCCAGCTCTACCAGTCCAACCAGCCGGAGAAGGCGCTGCAGGTGTGGAcgcgggtgctggagaagagcgcCGACCTGGTGGGCCGCTTCCGCGTGCTGGGCTGCCTGGTCACGGCCCACTCGGAGATGGGCCGCTACAAGGAGATGCTCAAGGTGGgccggaggtgggggggggtggcggtgggCGGGCAGTGAGGGGGCTACGCAGGCCTGGCGCAGGCCTTGTCCAGGCTGCGGTCCAGGTGGGAGATGCTGCTGGGTCTCGGCGTGTGGCCTGGAACTGCAGGGGCTCTCTGTGTTGAGACACAAAGCTGTGGGGTTCTCCAGTGCAGGGTATGCAGTCCAGGTCTCTGTAGCTGAGCCtgcggtgggagggggagggtccCCAGTCTGAGGATGGGGCTTGGAGGGTGGCAGAAGCTTCCCATTGGAGGCTGAAGACACAAGGGTGGAACTCTGGTctgaggctgggggaggaggggtctGGTCTGAGGCTGGGAGTGGGAGTTGGGGTTCTGGGTCAGGGGGAGGAGAAGCAGGCTGGGAGTCTGAGGTTGGGGGAGAGGGTCTAAGTCTGAGGCTGGGGTAAGCAGGCTGGGAGtctcaggctgaaggaggggatcTGGGTCTAAGTCTGAGGCTGGGGGAAGCAGGCTGGGAGTCTCAGGCTGAAAGAGGGGATCTGGGTCTAAGTATGAGGCTGGGGGAAGCAGGCTGGAGTCTGAGGCTGAAGGAGGGGATCTGGGTCTAAGTCTGAGGCTGGGGGAAGCAGGCTGGGAGTCTCAGGCTGAAAGAGGGGATCTGGGTCTAAGTCTGAGGCTGGGGGAAGCAGGCTGGAgtctgaggctgggggaggggtctGGGTCTGAGGCCCGTGGGGCTGGAGGGCTGGTCACTGGCTCGAGCAGCTGACAGCTCTGCCCCGTGGCCGGTGGTGGGCAGTTTGCCGTGGTGCAGATCGACACGGCCCGGGAGCTGGAGGATGCCGACTTCCTCCTGGAGAGCTACCTGAACCTGGCACGCAGCAATGAGAAGCTCTGTGAGTTTCACAAGACCATCTCCTACTGCAAGACCTGCCTTGGGCTTCCCGGCACCAGGGCGAGCGCCCAGCTGGGAGGCCAGGTCAGCCTGAGCATGGGCAACGCCTTCCTGGGCCTCAGCCTCTTCCAGAAGGCCCTGGAGAGCTTCGAGAAGGCCCTGCGCTCTGCCCACAACAACGACGACGCCATGCTGGAGTGCAGGGTGTGCTGCAGCCTGGGCAGCTTCTACGCCCAGGTCAAGGTGGGTCCCAGGCACCACGCTGCCTGCCCGAGTCCCCCTGTTCAGGCAGAGAGGGCGGCATCGCACGCAGAGGACCTTagccaggcaggggagggaggggccaggactCCTGATCGCCCTGATCTCCTGGGAGGGACCAGCCTGTTGAGGTCAGGCCGTGGACCAGCAGTGTCCAGTTTGCAGTGTGATCTTGGACAAGTCGCCTCCCCCTCTGCCGTGGGTTGAGTTGCCTAGCAGAGCATCGCAGCCCTAGAGGACGGAGCAGAAATGGCCCCAGGGTTTCCGAGGTCGCCAGTCTCTACAGGAAGGTGATGCAGGGGTTGGGCACTGGGCTGAGAACCACACCGCCTGTGGTTCAAACGTACGAGGTTCCcagcgggagaaagacaaggctgtgagCCCCTTCCTGTAAAGGTTGACTTATTGTCTCGGAATGCTGCTCAGGGGTCTGCATGAGACGGCCAGCACTGA contains the following coding sequences:
- the RAPSN gene encoding 43 kDa receptor-associated protein of the synapse isoform X5 translates to MGQDQTKQQIETGLQLYQSNQPEKALQVWTRVLEKSADLVGRFRVLGCLVTAHSEMGRYKEMLKFAVVQIDTARELEDADFLLESYLNLARSNEKLCEFHKTISYCKTCLGLPGTRASAQLGGQVSLSMGNAFLGLSLFQKALESFEKALRSAHNNDDAMLECRVCCSLGSFYAQVKDYEKALFFPCKAAELVNSYGKGWSLKYRAMSQYHMAVAYRLLGHLGSAMECCEESMKIALQHGDRPLQALCLLCFADIHRSRGDLELSQLKLHCLSERICRSKGLQRELRAHVVRFHECVEETELYCGLCGESIGERNSRLQALPCSHVFHLRCLQKSGPRSCPNCRRSSMKPGFV
- the RAPSN gene encoding 43 kDa receptor-associated protein of the synapse isoform X6 → MGQDQTKQQIETGLQLYQSNQPEKALQVWTRVLEKSADLVGRFRVLGCLVTAHSEMGRYKEMLKFAVVQIDTARELEDADFLLESYLNLARSNEKLCEFHKTISYCKTCLGLPGTRASAQLGGQVSLSMGNAFLGLSLFQKALESFEKALRSAHNNDDAMLECRVCCSLGSFYAQVKESMKIALQHGDRPLQALCLLCFADIHRSRGDLETAFPRYDSAMSIMTEIGNRLGQVQVLLGVAKCWMARKALDKLSQLKLHCLSERICRSKGLQRELRAHVVRFHECVEETELYCGLCGESIGERNSRLQALPCSHVFHLRCLQKSGPRSCPNCRRSSMKPGFV
- the RAPSN gene encoding 43 kDa receptor-associated protein of the synapse isoform X7; translation: MGQDQTKQQIETGLQLYQSNQPEKALQVWTRVLEKSADLVGRFRVLGCLVTAHSEMGRYKEMLKFAVVQIDTARELEDADFLLESYLNLARSNEKLCEFHKTISYCKTCLGLPGTRASAQLGGQVSLSMGNAFLGLSLFQKALESFEKALRSAHNNDDAMLECRVCCSLGSFYAQVKESMKIALQHGDRPLQALCLLCFADIHRSRGDLEALEAIERAQDLAEEVGNKLSQLKLHCLSERICRSKGLQRELRAHVVRFHECVEETELYCGLCGESIGERNSRLQALPCSHVFHLRCLQKSGPRSCPNCRRSSMKPGFV